Genomic segment of Aquarana catesbeiana isolate 2022-GZ linkage group LG09, ASM4218655v1, whole genome shotgun sequence:
atcccttggcctgctgggagaacctatatatttaggtggagtcagacgatcagggttctgtgccacctggacggctgtctgggtggatgtgtgttgtactgcccgggctgctaggccagagtatgggcctatcccgggcacatctggctgctaggctgtctgaggccctatccagaagcaagagagcagcgcagggttgggattgcggcttgcagtccaaccagaagtgacagttatgccggccagagaacctgtcatggtcggaggtagaggggaaagctgtcgccactaagggaccatccaccctattaccagggaccacagtgggtagctgaagcaagtactggaacagaattctcaccaaccggggacggtgaagaatcgtgaatcttcagcaggtgtcaagccaggaacccagccagcggaggcgatgcttgcagagcagccttgtatatcaaaccagggaccgagcaggccagtggggttaAGCTTGATAAatatctgaagtgccaagctagggacccagtagagaggtgggggtgacgcttgaggaagattggaagagctcaagggattcagtggcagtgaatcatctagtctagagagagagagattgggagcttagtgggttgaagaactacaagaagtgattttaGTGGAAGTACACTACTTACATCCTTACCTTGGGGGCTCATGTTCTTATCATCACACTTGTTCTAATGGATAACCGCCTACACAAGCCCATGTATCTGCTTTTGGCCAACTTCTCTTTGGTGGAGGTTCTATACACCACAGTGACTATTCCAAAGATGTTGGATGCTTTGCTGACGCAGAACAAAGAGATCCCCTCTGCTGGCTGCCTTGCtcagttttactttttctttgcttttGGAGCAGCAGAGAATTGTTTCCTTGTTGTCATGGGCTATGATCGATATGCCGCGATCTGCCAGCCCTTACACTATACCAGGGTAATGACCAGAAGGACTACCTTAGGGCTGGCACTTGCACCATGGATAGTTGGGTTTATAACAGCTGCCTGCCCCACTATCTGGATATCCACCCTTAGCTTCTGTTTCCCAAATTACATCGACCACTTCTTTTGTCATTACTCACCCCTTCTGAAGCTGTCTTGTGAGGACACCTCAAGAGGTGAGTTTACGTTCTCTGTGATATCCTGGAGTTTAACACTTGGCTGCTTTTGTCTCATCATAGTCTCTTACACTTTTATAATTTTCACCGTTCTGAAGATTTCTTCTGTTGAAGGCCAGAAGAAGGCTTTTAACACTTGTGCTTCCCACCTGACGGTGGTATTGATCTTTAATGGGACGATCATATTTATGTACATACGCCCCAATTCTCACATCAGGTTCACTCTTGACAAGGTCGTGTCCATCTTCTATTGTGTGGTGACCCCTCTGATGAATCCTATGATCTACTGCCTGAGAAACAAAGACGTGAAAGCGGCCCTTAGAAAGGCTTTCATGAGCCAAATGATAACAGCACAAGGAGGGTGACAACATCTCCAGAGACTTCAGTTCTACACTCCATTCTCCTTGTGTCTGCATGGGCTTTGTCTGGGCACactagtttcctcccacactccaaagacatgctggtatgttaattggctcctgtctaaaactGGTTCTACTATGTGATAAATGTgagtaagggaccttagattgtaagctccttgaaggcagggactgatatgaatgtacaataaacatacactatatatgtaaaaaaactgcCCTATTACATAACCTCATGAACACAAGAAAAttaagcagcaattctcctgtggGACATAAACACAgttcaaaaacatataaaaatatatagaattgcgctaaataataaaaatgtgaaaaacaaaatatGAATTACCAGAATGATGATAATATCAAGAAAGTCCACAAGCATTGTGATAGTAAGTCTTAGATAATCCTGATGACGATCTCCACCATCTACCACCTTATAGTGATCTGGTGCATCAGTGCCTCCACCAAAAGCTGAAAAACTCACTTAGCAGCTCCTGTAGACCCCTCATTACAAGGGGTTGCTTGTGCTTATGGCTTAAAACTCAGCTAAGGCCTTTCACCAAATCAAGGAGCTCTCCTGCATTGGAACGCCACTTGTTACCGCATGGTAGGTATAAAattctccaaaaaaataaaaatgctctcCATATAATGCTTTTTCCCTTTTCATCCCACAAACATTAGAGGACCActgtattttcaaaagtattgggacacctgcccttacacgcacatgaactttaatggcatcccagtctaatgccgcgtacacacgatcagactttctaccaacaaaaccatggatttttgctcgaaggttgttggctcaaacttgtcttgcatacacatggtcacacaaatgttggccaacaattccgagcatgggaacgcggtgacgtacaagacgtacgacgagccgagaaaaaggaaattcaatagccagtgcggctccttctgcttgattcagagcatgtgtgaacttttgtgcgacggacttgtgtacacacgatcagactttccgacaacaaagttttgttggtggaaaatttgagaacctgctaagaaacatttgttggctgaaagtcagacagcaaatgttcgatggagcatacacacggtcggactttctgacaacaagctcacatccaacatttcccgtcggaaaatccgaccacgtgTATGCGACattagtctgtagtgttcaatattgagttggcacaccctttgcagctttaacagctttaactcttctgggaaggctgtccacaaggtttaggagtgtgtctatgggaatgtttgaccattcttccagaagcacatttgtgaggtcaggcactgattttggatgagaagacctggcttgcagtctccactctaattcatctcaaaggtggtctatcgagttgaggtcaggactctgtgcaggccagtcaagtttctccaccccaaacttggtcatccatgtctttatggaccttgctttgtgcactggtgcgcagtcatgttggaacagaaaggggccatccccaaacggttctcacaaagttgggagcgtgaaattattcaaaatgtcttggtatactgatgccttaagagttcccatcactggaactaagggaccaagccaaacccctgaaaaacaaccccacaccataatccccccaccaccTTATGAtctagaccagtgcacaaaacaaggtccataaagacatggatgagcgagtttggggtggaggaacttgactggcctgctaagagtcctgacctcaacccaacagaacacttttgagatgaattagagtggagactgcgagccaaccccagtgcctgaactcacaaatgcgcttctggaagaatggtcaaacattcccatagacacttcccattcctaaacattgtggacagccttcccagaagagttgaagctgttatagctgcaaaggagggccaacgcaatattgaaccctacagactaatgccctgtacacacgataggattttcagatggaaaatgtgtgataggaccttgttgtcggaaattccgaccgtgtgtaggccaggggcggatccagagtctagtctcgggaggggcactgccagaaaatatatttttttggggtacatctatcggggaaatggctggtgttggcgcttcaatcatcacggcaccatggttgttatggtgtcaggatgattgaagcgcattattactattattacattgttataaaaaattactcaccataatgcagaatcagtgggagccccgagtgtgtcacttgccacgtcacctgtcaccagatgcagattgacacttgccacgtcgcctgccatatgttgcggattgtctcttgccacgtcgcctgtcaccagatgaagattgtcacttgccacctgctaaggtggtctcgtgtgtcccagagacaggcagcagagagatgttgtaatccccattagtatagaatcccccctcagtgcagagccccccattagtatagaattccccctcagtgcagagcccccattagtgtagatccccctcagtgcagaacccccattaatatagaatccccctcagtgcagagccccccatttgtatagaatccccctcagtgcagagccccctttagtatagctccccctcagtgcagagccccccatttgtatagaatccccctcagtgcagagcccccattagtatagatccccctcagtgcagaacccccattaatatagaatccccctcagtgcagggcccctatttgtatagaatccccctcagtgcagagccccccattggtatagaatccccctcagtgcagagccccccattggtacagaatccccctcagtgcagagccccccattggtacagaatccccctcagtgcagagccccccattggtacagaatccccctcagtgcagagccccccattggtacagaacccccctcagtgcagagccccccattggtacagaatccccctcagtgcagagccccccattggtacagaatgcccctcagtgcagagccccccattggtacagaatccccccattggtacagaatccccctcagtgcagagccccccattggtacagaatccccctcagtgcagagccccccattagtatagaatccccctcagtgcagagccccccattggtacagaatccccctcagtgcagagcccccc
This window contains:
- the LOC141107334 gene encoding olfactory receptor 1E16-like; this translates as MPAEFVSAQLLWKYTTYILTLGAHVLIITLVLMDNRLHKPMYLLLANFSLVEVLYTTVTIPKMLDALLTQNKEIPSAGCLAQFYFFFAFGAAENCFLVVMGYDRYAAICQPLHYTRVMTRRTTLGLALAPWIVGFITAACPTIWISTLSFCFPNYIDHFFCHYSPLLKLSCEDTSRGEFTFSVISWSLTLGCFCLIIVSYTFIIFTVLKISSVEGQKKAFNTCASHLTVVLIFNGTIIFMYIRPNSHIRFTLDKVVSIFYCVVTPLMNPMIYCLRNKDVKAALRKAFMSQMITAQGG